A stretch of Hippoglossus hippoglossus isolate fHipHip1 chromosome 20, fHipHip1.pri, whole genome shotgun sequence DNA encodes these proteins:
- the LOC117753553 gene encoding myoneurin-like isoform X2: MSAETHEQEAVAHILRITYSTGTAMTHVTNHGKMLLQRLHQQREMDFLCDITIMVRDVEFRAHRNILAAFSKYFSSQAAKGQDVTTLDPDKVSRYALEKLLEYIYTGQMNLSSTRQAAVRQAAVFLGMPEATKYLEETPHWSELGETSQSEADKETGLSPPSPGSPGSPSSPVPLSIVSATGGWNEAGKNGKEPDEEAKDLDEEERNKSDEEYTPTTPKAAGRGQGRKRGRPKRLSGEQTEASSSADGTPKTQSYRGRGRGRGRGRGRGRGRGRGRGVSLREDPFLEDSDTSVKDFGDTSADWSPSQEEESPAKKPRLSSGEGRRGRGRGRGRGRGRGRGRGRRRAEEEEEGEEEEEEDEEDEEEESGSLGADDDIDDFGDEEGEIGEQDPSETDEMMLSCTECNKLFKDASSLHRHEKIHKGLKPFVCIFCSKKFRQATQLKTHLRIHTGEKPFSCSDCDKCFAQKCQLVAHRRMHHGEEKPFTCERCGFKFATSSNYKIHIRLHSGEKPYVCDICGQAFAQSSTLTYHKRRHTGEKPYQCDRCGMSFSVSSSLISHARKHTGETPYKCPTPKCDARFATSSDLKKHIRRHHPEGSSGVQCLLCGNRFASVKNMIKHQEKAHADEVRQHKERARAVVLLASSHPMAFVQNKLSQENKGLVSISEGEPPNPEPATPSPKAPSSSTEVTTNTESVDVAAAIIQSLKSEPADPPVAAADQVTFDADQEQTINSDTLHALVEQLRPPPSPAQSLEQIVIIRTVDTENNPPQQ; the protein is encoded by the exons ATGTCCGCAG aaacacatgagcAGGAAGCTGTGGCACACATTCTCAGGATCACTTACTCTACTGGGA cagcgatgacTCATGTCACCAATCATGGGAAGATGCTCTTGCAGCGTCTACATCAGCAGCGGGAGATGGACTTTTTGTGCGACATAACCATAATGGTGAGAGATGTGGAGTTCAGAGCCCACCGCAACATCCTGGCTGCGTTCAGCAAGTACTTCTCCTCCCAGGCTGCGAAAGGTCAAGATGTCACGACCTTGGACCCTGACAAGGTCAGCCGCTACGCTCTGGAGAAGCTGTTGGAGTATATCTACACTGGACAGATGAACCTCAGCAG CACCAGACAAGCAGCTGTACGACAAGCTGCTGTGTTCCTGGGAATGCCCGAGGCCACAAAGTATCTGGAGGAAACCCCCCACTGGTCCGAGCTGGGCGAAACGTCCCAATCAGAGGCAGATAAAGAAACtggtctctctcctcccagtcCAGGTTCTCCTGGAAGCCCCAGCTCCCCAGTTCCCCTGTCAATCGTCTCCGCTACAGGGGGGTGGAATGAGGCGGGGAAGAATGGCAAAGAGCCGGATGAAGAGGCAAAAGATTTGGACgaggaagagagaaacaaaagtgATGAAGAGTACACTCCCACGACGCCCAAGGCCGCGGGACGTGGACAGGGCCGGAAAAGAGGACGCCCTAAGCGTTTAAGTGGGGAGCAGACGGAGGCAAGCAGCTCGGCTGATGGCACCCCCAAAACCCAGAGCTacagagggagaggcagggggagggggagaggaaggggcAGGGGACGCggcagggggagaggaagaggagtttcTTTAAGAGAAGATCCGTTTTTAGAAGATTCTGACACGAGTGTGAAGGACTTTGGAGACACCTCTGCGGACTGGAGCCCCTCGCAGGAGGAAGAGTCTCCGGCCAAGAAGCCTCGACTGAGCAGCGGCGAGGGACGGAGAGGACGAGGCCGCGGGAGGGggaggggcagagggaggggcAGAGGCCGCGGCAGGAGgagggctgaggaggaggaggagggggaggaagaggaggaggaggatgaagaggatgaagaagaggagagtggCTCGCTGGGAGCTGATGATGACATTGATGATTTTGGTGATGAGGAGGGTGAGATCGGGGAACAGGATCCGTCAGAAACGGACGAGATGATGCTGTCGTGCACCGAGTGCAACAAACTGTTTAAAGACGCGAGCAGCCTGCACCGACACGAGAAGATCCACAAGGGCCTGAAGCCGTTCGTCTGCATCTTCTGCTCGAAAAAGTTCAGACAAGCCACACAGCTGAAAACCCACCTGCGCATACACACAG GAGAGAAGCCGTTCAGTTGCTCCGACTGCGACAAGTGCTTTGCTCAGAAGTGCCAGCTGGTGGCACATCGTCGGATGCACCACGGAGAGGAGAAGCCTTTCACCTGCGAGCGCTGCGGTTTCAAGTTTGCTACCTCGTCCAACTACAAAATACACATCAG ACTGCACAGCGGGGAGAAACCATACGTGTGCGACATCTGTGGCCAGGCCTTCGCTCAGTCCAGCACCCTGACGTATCACAAACGACGACACACCGGCGAGAAACCGTACCAGTGTGATCGCTGTGGCATGTCGTTCTccgtttcctcttctctcatctCACACGctagaaaacacacag GTGAGACTCCGTACAAGTGTCCGACGCCAAAGTGTGACGCGCGTTTTGCGACGTCTTCTGACTTAAAGAAACATATTCGACGACATCACCCGG aggGGAGCAGCGGCGTGCAGTGTCTTCTGTGTGGAAACCGATTTGCCAGTGTGAAGAACatgatcaaacaccaggagaaggCTCACGCTGACGAAGTGCGGCAACACAAGGAGAGAGCCAGAGCTG tCGTCCTCCTGGCCTCCAGTCATCCTATGGCCTTCGTCCAGAACAAACTTTCCCAGGAAAACAAAGGTTTGGTGTCCATATCCGAAGGAGAGCCGCCCAACCCTGAGCCAGCCACCCCCAGCCCCAAAGCCCCGTCTTCATCCACAGAGGTCACCACCAACACTGAGTCGGTCGACGTCGCAGCCGCCATCATCCAGAGCTT
- the LOC117753553 gene encoding myoneurin-like isoform X1, translating to MSAETHEQEAVAHILRITYSTGTAAMTHVTNHGKMLLQRLHQQREMDFLCDITIMVRDVEFRAHRNILAAFSKYFSSQAAKGQDVTTLDPDKVSRYALEKLLEYIYTGQMNLSSTRQAAVRQAAVFLGMPEATKYLEETPHWSELGETSQSEADKETGLSPPSPGSPGSPSSPVPLSIVSATGGWNEAGKNGKEPDEEAKDLDEEERNKSDEEYTPTTPKAAGRGQGRKRGRPKRLSGEQTEASSSADGTPKTQSYRGRGRGRGRGRGRGRGRGRGRGVSLREDPFLEDSDTSVKDFGDTSADWSPSQEEESPAKKPRLSSGEGRRGRGRGRGRGRGRGRGRGRRRAEEEEEGEEEEEEDEEDEEEESGSLGADDDIDDFGDEEGEIGEQDPSETDEMMLSCTECNKLFKDASSLHRHEKIHKGLKPFVCIFCSKKFRQATQLKTHLRIHTGEKPFSCSDCDKCFAQKCQLVAHRRMHHGEEKPFTCERCGFKFATSSNYKIHIRLHSGEKPYVCDICGQAFAQSSTLTYHKRRHTGEKPYQCDRCGMSFSVSSSLISHARKHTGETPYKCPTPKCDARFATSSDLKKHIRRHHPEGSSGVQCLLCGNRFASVKNMIKHQEKAHADEVRQHKERARAVVLLASSHPMAFVQNKLSQENKGLVSISEGEPPNPEPATPSPKAPSSSTEVTTNTESVDVAAAIIQSLKSEPADPPVAAADQVTFDADQEQTINSDTLHALVEQLRPPPSPAQSLEQIVIIRTVDTENNPPQQ from the exons ATGTCCGCAG aaacacatgagcAGGAAGCTGTGGCACACATTCTCAGGATCACTTACTCTACTGGGA cagcagcgatgacTCATGTCACCAATCATGGGAAGATGCTCTTGCAGCGTCTACATCAGCAGCGGGAGATGGACTTTTTGTGCGACATAACCATAATGGTGAGAGATGTGGAGTTCAGAGCCCACCGCAACATCCTGGCTGCGTTCAGCAAGTACTTCTCCTCCCAGGCTGCGAAAGGTCAAGATGTCACGACCTTGGACCCTGACAAGGTCAGCCGCTACGCTCTGGAGAAGCTGTTGGAGTATATCTACACTGGACAGATGAACCTCAGCAG CACCAGACAAGCAGCTGTACGACAAGCTGCTGTGTTCCTGGGAATGCCCGAGGCCACAAAGTATCTGGAGGAAACCCCCCACTGGTCCGAGCTGGGCGAAACGTCCCAATCAGAGGCAGATAAAGAAACtggtctctctcctcccagtcCAGGTTCTCCTGGAAGCCCCAGCTCCCCAGTTCCCCTGTCAATCGTCTCCGCTACAGGGGGGTGGAATGAGGCGGGGAAGAATGGCAAAGAGCCGGATGAAGAGGCAAAAGATTTGGACgaggaagagagaaacaaaagtgATGAAGAGTACACTCCCACGACGCCCAAGGCCGCGGGACGTGGACAGGGCCGGAAAAGAGGACGCCCTAAGCGTTTAAGTGGGGAGCAGACGGAGGCAAGCAGCTCGGCTGATGGCACCCCCAAAACCCAGAGCTacagagggagaggcagggggagggggagaggaaggggcAGGGGACGCggcagggggagaggaagaggagtttcTTTAAGAGAAGATCCGTTTTTAGAAGATTCTGACACGAGTGTGAAGGACTTTGGAGACACCTCTGCGGACTGGAGCCCCTCGCAGGAGGAAGAGTCTCCGGCCAAGAAGCCTCGACTGAGCAGCGGCGAGGGACGGAGAGGACGAGGCCGCGGGAGGGggaggggcagagggaggggcAGAGGCCGCGGCAGGAGgagggctgaggaggaggaggagggggaggaagaggaggaggaggatgaagaggatgaagaagaggagagtggCTCGCTGGGAGCTGATGATGACATTGATGATTTTGGTGATGAGGAGGGTGAGATCGGGGAACAGGATCCGTCAGAAACGGACGAGATGATGCTGTCGTGCACCGAGTGCAACAAACTGTTTAAAGACGCGAGCAGCCTGCACCGACACGAGAAGATCCACAAGGGCCTGAAGCCGTTCGTCTGCATCTTCTGCTCGAAAAAGTTCAGACAAGCCACACAGCTGAAAACCCACCTGCGCATACACACAG GAGAGAAGCCGTTCAGTTGCTCCGACTGCGACAAGTGCTTTGCTCAGAAGTGCCAGCTGGTGGCACATCGTCGGATGCACCACGGAGAGGAGAAGCCTTTCACCTGCGAGCGCTGCGGTTTCAAGTTTGCTACCTCGTCCAACTACAAAATACACATCAG ACTGCACAGCGGGGAGAAACCATACGTGTGCGACATCTGTGGCCAGGCCTTCGCTCAGTCCAGCACCCTGACGTATCACAAACGACGACACACCGGCGAGAAACCGTACCAGTGTGATCGCTGTGGCATGTCGTTCTccgtttcctcttctctcatctCACACGctagaaaacacacag GTGAGACTCCGTACAAGTGTCCGACGCCAAAGTGTGACGCGCGTTTTGCGACGTCTTCTGACTTAAAGAAACATATTCGACGACATCACCCGG aggGGAGCAGCGGCGTGCAGTGTCTTCTGTGTGGAAACCGATTTGCCAGTGTGAAGAACatgatcaaacaccaggagaaggCTCACGCTGACGAAGTGCGGCAACACAAGGAGAGAGCCAGAGCTG tCGTCCTCCTGGCCTCCAGTCATCCTATGGCCTTCGTCCAGAACAAACTTTCCCAGGAAAACAAAGGTTTGGTGTCCATATCCGAAGGAGAGCCGCCCAACCCTGAGCCAGCCACCCCCAGCCCCAAAGCCCCGTCTTCATCCACAGAGGTCACCACCAACACTGAGTCGGTCGACGTCGCAGCCGCCATCATCCAGAGCTT
- the LOC117753553 gene encoding myoneurin-like isoform X3 yields the protein MSAAAAMTHVTNHGKMLLQRLHQQREMDFLCDITIMVRDVEFRAHRNILAAFSKYFSSQAAKGQDVTTLDPDKVSRYALEKLLEYIYTGQMNLSSTRQAAVRQAAVFLGMPEATKYLEETPHWSELGETSQSEADKETGLSPPSPGSPGSPSSPVPLSIVSATGGWNEAGKNGKEPDEEAKDLDEEERNKSDEEYTPTTPKAAGRGQGRKRGRPKRLSGEQTEASSSADGTPKTQSYRGRGRGRGRGRGRGRGRGRGRGVSLREDPFLEDSDTSVKDFGDTSADWSPSQEEESPAKKPRLSSGEGRRGRGRGRGRGRGRGRGRGRRRAEEEEEGEEEEEEDEEDEEEESGSLGADDDIDDFGDEEGEIGEQDPSETDEMMLSCTECNKLFKDASSLHRHEKIHKGLKPFVCIFCSKKFRQATQLKTHLRIHTGEKPFSCSDCDKCFAQKCQLVAHRRMHHGEEKPFTCERCGFKFATSSNYKIHIRLHSGEKPYVCDICGQAFAQSSTLTYHKRRHTGEKPYQCDRCGMSFSVSSSLISHARKHTGETPYKCPTPKCDARFATSSDLKKHIRRHHPEGSSGVQCLLCGNRFASVKNMIKHQEKAHADEVRQHKERARAVVLLASSHPMAFVQNKLSQENKGLVSISEGEPPNPEPATPSPKAPSSSTEVTTNTESVDVAAAIIQSLKSEPADPPVAAADQVTFDADQEQTINSDTLHALVEQLRPPPSPAQSLEQIVIIRTVDTENNPPQQ from the exons ATGTCCGCAG cagcagcgatgacTCATGTCACCAATCATGGGAAGATGCTCTTGCAGCGTCTACATCAGCAGCGGGAGATGGACTTTTTGTGCGACATAACCATAATGGTGAGAGATGTGGAGTTCAGAGCCCACCGCAACATCCTGGCTGCGTTCAGCAAGTACTTCTCCTCCCAGGCTGCGAAAGGTCAAGATGTCACGACCTTGGACCCTGACAAGGTCAGCCGCTACGCTCTGGAGAAGCTGTTGGAGTATATCTACACTGGACAGATGAACCTCAGCAG CACCAGACAAGCAGCTGTACGACAAGCTGCTGTGTTCCTGGGAATGCCCGAGGCCACAAAGTATCTGGAGGAAACCCCCCACTGGTCCGAGCTGGGCGAAACGTCCCAATCAGAGGCAGATAAAGAAACtggtctctctcctcccagtcCAGGTTCTCCTGGAAGCCCCAGCTCCCCAGTTCCCCTGTCAATCGTCTCCGCTACAGGGGGGTGGAATGAGGCGGGGAAGAATGGCAAAGAGCCGGATGAAGAGGCAAAAGATTTGGACgaggaagagagaaacaaaagtgATGAAGAGTACACTCCCACGACGCCCAAGGCCGCGGGACGTGGACAGGGCCGGAAAAGAGGACGCCCTAAGCGTTTAAGTGGGGAGCAGACGGAGGCAAGCAGCTCGGCTGATGGCACCCCCAAAACCCAGAGCTacagagggagaggcagggggagggggagaggaaggggcAGGGGACGCggcagggggagaggaagaggagtttcTTTAAGAGAAGATCCGTTTTTAGAAGATTCTGACACGAGTGTGAAGGACTTTGGAGACACCTCTGCGGACTGGAGCCCCTCGCAGGAGGAAGAGTCTCCGGCCAAGAAGCCTCGACTGAGCAGCGGCGAGGGACGGAGAGGACGAGGCCGCGGGAGGGggaggggcagagggaggggcAGAGGCCGCGGCAGGAGgagggctgaggaggaggaggagggggaggaagaggaggaggaggatgaagaggatgaagaagaggagagtggCTCGCTGGGAGCTGATGATGACATTGATGATTTTGGTGATGAGGAGGGTGAGATCGGGGAACAGGATCCGTCAGAAACGGACGAGATGATGCTGTCGTGCACCGAGTGCAACAAACTGTTTAAAGACGCGAGCAGCCTGCACCGACACGAGAAGATCCACAAGGGCCTGAAGCCGTTCGTCTGCATCTTCTGCTCGAAAAAGTTCAGACAAGCCACACAGCTGAAAACCCACCTGCGCATACACACAG GAGAGAAGCCGTTCAGTTGCTCCGACTGCGACAAGTGCTTTGCTCAGAAGTGCCAGCTGGTGGCACATCGTCGGATGCACCACGGAGAGGAGAAGCCTTTCACCTGCGAGCGCTGCGGTTTCAAGTTTGCTACCTCGTCCAACTACAAAATACACATCAG ACTGCACAGCGGGGAGAAACCATACGTGTGCGACATCTGTGGCCAGGCCTTCGCTCAGTCCAGCACCCTGACGTATCACAAACGACGACACACCGGCGAGAAACCGTACCAGTGTGATCGCTGTGGCATGTCGTTCTccgtttcctcttctctcatctCACACGctagaaaacacacag GTGAGACTCCGTACAAGTGTCCGACGCCAAAGTGTGACGCGCGTTTTGCGACGTCTTCTGACTTAAAGAAACATATTCGACGACATCACCCGG aggGGAGCAGCGGCGTGCAGTGTCTTCTGTGTGGAAACCGATTTGCCAGTGTGAAGAACatgatcaaacaccaggagaaggCTCACGCTGACGAAGTGCGGCAACACAAGGAGAGAGCCAGAGCTG tCGTCCTCCTGGCCTCCAGTCATCCTATGGCCTTCGTCCAGAACAAACTTTCCCAGGAAAACAAAGGTTTGGTGTCCATATCCGAAGGAGAGCCGCCCAACCCTGAGCCAGCCACCCCCAGCCCCAAAGCCCCGTCTTCATCCACAGAGGTCACCACCAACACTGAGTCGGTCGACGTCGCAGCCGCCATCATCCAGAGCTT
- the LOC117753553 gene encoding myoneurin-like isoform X4 codes for MSAAAMTHVTNHGKMLLQRLHQQREMDFLCDITIMVRDVEFRAHRNILAAFSKYFSSQAAKGQDVTTLDPDKVSRYALEKLLEYIYTGQMNLSSTRQAAVRQAAVFLGMPEATKYLEETPHWSELGETSQSEADKETGLSPPSPGSPGSPSSPVPLSIVSATGGWNEAGKNGKEPDEEAKDLDEEERNKSDEEYTPTTPKAAGRGQGRKRGRPKRLSGEQTEASSSADGTPKTQSYRGRGRGRGRGRGRGRGRGRGRGVSLREDPFLEDSDTSVKDFGDTSADWSPSQEEESPAKKPRLSSGEGRRGRGRGRGRGRGRGRGRGRRRAEEEEEGEEEEEEDEEDEEEESGSLGADDDIDDFGDEEGEIGEQDPSETDEMMLSCTECNKLFKDASSLHRHEKIHKGLKPFVCIFCSKKFRQATQLKTHLRIHTGEKPFSCSDCDKCFAQKCQLVAHRRMHHGEEKPFTCERCGFKFATSSNYKIHIRLHSGEKPYVCDICGQAFAQSSTLTYHKRRHTGEKPYQCDRCGMSFSVSSSLISHARKHTGETPYKCPTPKCDARFATSSDLKKHIRRHHPEGSSGVQCLLCGNRFASVKNMIKHQEKAHADEVRQHKERARAVVLLASSHPMAFVQNKLSQENKGLVSISEGEPPNPEPATPSPKAPSSSTEVTTNTESVDVAAAIIQSLKSEPADPPVAAADQVTFDADQEQTINSDTLHALVEQLRPPPSPAQSLEQIVIIRTVDTENNPPQQ; via the exons ATGTCCGCAG cagcgatgacTCATGTCACCAATCATGGGAAGATGCTCTTGCAGCGTCTACATCAGCAGCGGGAGATGGACTTTTTGTGCGACATAACCATAATGGTGAGAGATGTGGAGTTCAGAGCCCACCGCAACATCCTGGCTGCGTTCAGCAAGTACTTCTCCTCCCAGGCTGCGAAAGGTCAAGATGTCACGACCTTGGACCCTGACAAGGTCAGCCGCTACGCTCTGGAGAAGCTGTTGGAGTATATCTACACTGGACAGATGAACCTCAGCAG CACCAGACAAGCAGCTGTACGACAAGCTGCTGTGTTCCTGGGAATGCCCGAGGCCACAAAGTATCTGGAGGAAACCCCCCACTGGTCCGAGCTGGGCGAAACGTCCCAATCAGAGGCAGATAAAGAAACtggtctctctcctcccagtcCAGGTTCTCCTGGAAGCCCCAGCTCCCCAGTTCCCCTGTCAATCGTCTCCGCTACAGGGGGGTGGAATGAGGCGGGGAAGAATGGCAAAGAGCCGGATGAAGAGGCAAAAGATTTGGACgaggaagagagaaacaaaagtgATGAAGAGTACACTCCCACGACGCCCAAGGCCGCGGGACGTGGACAGGGCCGGAAAAGAGGACGCCCTAAGCGTTTAAGTGGGGAGCAGACGGAGGCAAGCAGCTCGGCTGATGGCACCCCCAAAACCCAGAGCTacagagggagaggcagggggagggggagaggaaggggcAGGGGACGCggcagggggagaggaagaggagtttcTTTAAGAGAAGATCCGTTTTTAGAAGATTCTGACACGAGTGTGAAGGACTTTGGAGACACCTCTGCGGACTGGAGCCCCTCGCAGGAGGAAGAGTCTCCGGCCAAGAAGCCTCGACTGAGCAGCGGCGAGGGACGGAGAGGACGAGGCCGCGGGAGGGggaggggcagagggaggggcAGAGGCCGCGGCAGGAGgagggctgaggaggaggaggagggggaggaagaggaggaggaggatgaagaggatgaagaagaggagagtggCTCGCTGGGAGCTGATGATGACATTGATGATTTTGGTGATGAGGAGGGTGAGATCGGGGAACAGGATCCGTCAGAAACGGACGAGATGATGCTGTCGTGCACCGAGTGCAACAAACTGTTTAAAGACGCGAGCAGCCTGCACCGACACGAGAAGATCCACAAGGGCCTGAAGCCGTTCGTCTGCATCTTCTGCTCGAAAAAGTTCAGACAAGCCACACAGCTGAAAACCCACCTGCGCATACACACAG GAGAGAAGCCGTTCAGTTGCTCCGACTGCGACAAGTGCTTTGCTCAGAAGTGCCAGCTGGTGGCACATCGTCGGATGCACCACGGAGAGGAGAAGCCTTTCACCTGCGAGCGCTGCGGTTTCAAGTTTGCTACCTCGTCCAACTACAAAATACACATCAG ACTGCACAGCGGGGAGAAACCATACGTGTGCGACATCTGTGGCCAGGCCTTCGCTCAGTCCAGCACCCTGACGTATCACAAACGACGACACACCGGCGAGAAACCGTACCAGTGTGATCGCTGTGGCATGTCGTTCTccgtttcctcttctctcatctCACACGctagaaaacacacag GTGAGACTCCGTACAAGTGTCCGACGCCAAAGTGTGACGCGCGTTTTGCGACGTCTTCTGACTTAAAGAAACATATTCGACGACATCACCCGG aggGGAGCAGCGGCGTGCAGTGTCTTCTGTGTGGAAACCGATTTGCCAGTGTGAAGAACatgatcaaacaccaggagaaggCTCACGCTGACGAAGTGCGGCAACACAAGGAGAGAGCCAGAGCTG tCGTCCTCCTGGCCTCCAGTCATCCTATGGCCTTCGTCCAGAACAAACTTTCCCAGGAAAACAAAGGTTTGGTGTCCATATCCGAAGGAGAGCCGCCCAACCCTGAGCCAGCCACCCCCAGCCCCAAAGCCCCGTCTTCATCCACAGAGGTCACCACCAACACTGAGTCGGTCGACGTCGCAGCCGCCATCATCCAGAGCTT
- the LOC117753553 gene encoding myoneurin-like isoform X5, whose protein sequence is MTHVTNHGKMLLQRLHQQREMDFLCDITIMVRDVEFRAHRNILAAFSKYFSSQAAKGQDVTTLDPDKVSRYALEKLLEYIYTGQMNLSSTRQAAVRQAAVFLGMPEATKYLEETPHWSELGETSQSEADKETGLSPPSPGSPGSPSSPVPLSIVSATGGWNEAGKNGKEPDEEAKDLDEEERNKSDEEYTPTTPKAAGRGQGRKRGRPKRLSGEQTEASSSADGTPKTQSYRGRGRGRGRGRGRGRGRGRGRGVSLREDPFLEDSDTSVKDFGDTSADWSPSQEEESPAKKPRLSSGEGRRGRGRGRGRGRGRGRGRGRRRAEEEEEGEEEEEEDEEDEEEESGSLGADDDIDDFGDEEGEIGEQDPSETDEMMLSCTECNKLFKDASSLHRHEKIHKGLKPFVCIFCSKKFRQATQLKTHLRIHTGEKPFSCSDCDKCFAQKCQLVAHRRMHHGEEKPFTCERCGFKFATSSNYKIHIRLHSGEKPYVCDICGQAFAQSSTLTYHKRRHTGEKPYQCDRCGMSFSVSSSLISHARKHTGETPYKCPTPKCDARFATSSDLKKHIRRHHPEGSSGVQCLLCGNRFASVKNMIKHQEKAHADEVRQHKERARAVVLLASSHPMAFVQNKLSQENKGLVSISEGEPPNPEPATPSPKAPSSSTEVTTNTESVDVAAAIIQSLKSEPADPPVAAADQVTFDADQEQTINSDTLHALVEQLRPPPSPAQSLEQIVIIRTVDTENNPPQQ, encoded by the exons atgacTCATGTCACCAATCATGGGAAGATGCTCTTGCAGCGTCTACATCAGCAGCGGGAGATGGACTTTTTGTGCGACATAACCATAATGGTGAGAGATGTGGAGTTCAGAGCCCACCGCAACATCCTGGCTGCGTTCAGCAAGTACTTCTCCTCCCAGGCTGCGAAAGGTCAAGATGTCACGACCTTGGACCCTGACAAGGTCAGCCGCTACGCTCTGGAGAAGCTGTTGGAGTATATCTACACTGGACAGATGAACCTCAGCAG CACCAGACAAGCAGCTGTACGACAAGCTGCTGTGTTCCTGGGAATGCCCGAGGCCACAAAGTATCTGGAGGAAACCCCCCACTGGTCCGAGCTGGGCGAAACGTCCCAATCAGAGGCAGATAAAGAAACtggtctctctcctcccagtcCAGGTTCTCCTGGAAGCCCCAGCTCCCCAGTTCCCCTGTCAATCGTCTCCGCTACAGGGGGGTGGAATGAGGCGGGGAAGAATGGCAAAGAGCCGGATGAAGAGGCAAAAGATTTGGACgaggaagagagaaacaaaagtgATGAAGAGTACACTCCCACGACGCCCAAGGCCGCGGGACGTGGACAGGGCCGGAAAAGAGGACGCCCTAAGCGTTTAAGTGGGGAGCAGACGGAGGCAAGCAGCTCGGCTGATGGCACCCCCAAAACCCAGAGCTacagagggagaggcagggggagggggagaggaaggggcAGGGGACGCggcagggggagaggaagaggagtttcTTTAAGAGAAGATCCGTTTTTAGAAGATTCTGACACGAGTGTGAAGGACTTTGGAGACACCTCTGCGGACTGGAGCCCCTCGCAGGAGGAAGAGTCTCCGGCCAAGAAGCCTCGACTGAGCAGCGGCGAGGGACGGAGAGGACGAGGCCGCGGGAGGGggaggggcagagggaggggcAGAGGCCGCGGCAGGAGgagggctgaggaggaggaggagggggaggaagaggaggaggaggatgaagaggatgaagaagaggagagtggCTCGCTGGGAGCTGATGATGACATTGATGATTTTGGTGATGAGGAGGGTGAGATCGGGGAACAGGATCCGTCAGAAACGGACGAGATGATGCTGTCGTGCACCGAGTGCAACAAACTGTTTAAAGACGCGAGCAGCCTGCACCGACACGAGAAGATCCACAAGGGCCTGAAGCCGTTCGTCTGCATCTTCTGCTCGAAAAAGTTCAGACAAGCCACACAGCTGAAAACCCACCTGCGCATACACACAG GAGAGAAGCCGTTCAGTTGCTCCGACTGCGACAAGTGCTTTGCTCAGAAGTGCCAGCTGGTGGCACATCGTCGGATGCACCACGGAGAGGAGAAGCCTTTCACCTGCGAGCGCTGCGGTTTCAAGTTTGCTACCTCGTCCAACTACAAAATACACATCAG ACTGCACAGCGGGGAGAAACCATACGTGTGCGACATCTGTGGCCAGGCCTTCGCTCAGTCCAGCACCCTGACGTATCACAAACGACGACACACCGGCGAGAAACCGTACCAGTGTGATCGCTGTGGCATGTCGTTCTccgtttcctcttctctcatctCACACGctagaaaacacacag GTGAGACTCCGTACAAGTGTCCGACGCCAAAGTGTGACGCGCGTTTTGCGACGTCTTCTGACTTAAAGAAACATATTCGACGACATCACCCGG aggGGAGCAGCGGCGTGCAGTGTCTTCTGTGTGGAAACCGATTTGCCAGTGTGAAGAACatgatcaaacaccaggagaaggCTCACGCTGACGAAGTGCGGCAACACAAGGAGAGAGCCAGAGCTG tCGTCCTCCTGGCCTCCAGTCATCCTATGGCCTTCGTCCAGAACAAACTTTCCCAGGAAAACAAAGGTTTGGTGTCCATATCCGAAGGAGAGCCGCCCAACCCTGAGCCAGCCACCCCCAGCCCCAAAGCCCCGTCTTCATCCACAGAGGTCACCACCAACACTGAGTCGGTCGACGTCGCAGCCGCCATCATCCAGAGCTT